AGGGGCACGTGCTCAGTACCGCACGCAGCGCACAGCTGGCACGACAGACACAGCACACGGACGAACTCGACGAGGTCGACGTGGTCGTCGTCGGCGCCGGGATCGCCGGGCTGACGGCGGCCCGGCGGCTGACCGGGGCCGGGCTCTCGGTCGCCGTCCTGGAGGCCGAGCCGTTCGTCGGCGGCCGGCACGCCACCGGCCGGACCGACGGCTTCCGGCTCGACCGGGTGGGGCGGCTGCTCACCCTCTCGCCGGAGGAGCTGCGGGCCCTCCCGGGCCTCGACGGCGTGGTGCCGCGCCCCTTCGCGCCCGGGGTGCTGATCCACTCCGACGGGCGGTACGCCCGCTGGGGCGCCCCGCACCCCCGGAACCGCAGGGGCGCGCTGACCGTGGCGCGCGCCCTCGCGAGCGCCCCCCGGCATCCGGCCGCCTCGCTGGACCAGGCGCGGCTCGGCGCCTCGCTGGTGCGGCTGGCGGCGACGCCGACGCAGCGGCTGCTCGCCCGGCCGGACCGGACCGCGCGGGAGGCGCTGTCGGGCCGGCTGCCGGCCAGGACCGTGCAGACGGTGCTGCGGCCGCTGCTCGCGGCCCTCCTCGCCGATCCGGACCTGGCGGTGTCGAGCCGGCGGGCCGATCTGGCGCTGCGGGCCTTCGCCCGGGGCCGGGTGTCGGTGCCGGAGGGCGGGTCCGCGGTCGTGCCGGAGCGGCTCGCGGCGCTGCTGCCGCCGGGCACGGTACGGACCGGGGTCCGGGTCACCGAGGTGTCGGCGGCCCGGGTCGGCACGGCGGAGCACGGCACGGTCCGCTGCCGGGCGGTGGTCCTCGCGACGGGCGCGCGGACGGCGGCCGCGCTGCTGCCGGGCCTGCGGGTGCCCGCGTACCACCCGGTGACGGTGCTGCACCACACGGCGCCGGTGGCGCCCACGACGGAGCCGGCGCTGCTCGTGGAGTCGGATCCGGGCGGGCCGGTGGCGCACACGGCGGTGATGAGCGCGGTGGACCCGACGCGGGCGCCGGCGGGCCGGCCGCTGATCACCTCGACGGTCCTCGGGACGCCGCCGGACGACGCCGAGCGGCGGGTCCGCAAGCACCTGGCGGCCCTGTACGGCACCTCCACGGACGAGTGGGAGCTGCTGGCCCTGCACCACACCCGGGACGCGGTGCTCGCCACTCCGCCGGCGCACGACCCGTGCCGTTCGGTGCGGCTGCTCGCGGGCCTGTACGTGTGCGGCGACCACCGCGGGGCGGGCACCCTGCGGTCCACGCTGGCCACCGGGGGGCGCGCCGCCGGCGCCGTC
The Streptomyces roseofulvus genome window above contains:
- a CDS encoding NAD(P)/FAD-dependent oxidoreductase, with product MARQTQHTDELDEVDVVVVGAGIAGLTAARRLTGAGLSVAVLEAEPFVGGRHATGRTDGFRLDRVGRLLTLSPEELRALPGLDGVVPRPFAPGVLIHSDGRYARWGAPHPRNRRGALTVARALASAPRHPAASLDQARLGASLVRLAATPTQRLLARPDRTAREALSGRLPARTVQTVLRPLLAALLADPDLAVSSRRADLALRAFARGRVSVPEGGSAVVPERLAALLPPGTVRTGVRVTEVSAARVGTAEHGTVRCRAVVLATGARTAAALLPGLRVPAYHPVTVLHHTAPVAPTTEPALLVESDPGGPVAHTAVMSAVDPTRAPAGRPLITSTVLGTPPDDAERRVRKHLAALYGTSTDEWELLALHHTRDAVLATPPAHDPCRSVRLLAGLYVCGDHRGAGTLRSTLATGGRAAGAVLADLGLRPPVLEEAEEEAA